A portion of the Meriones unguiculatus strain TT.TT164.6M chromosome 11, Bangor_MerUng_6.1, whole genome shotgun sequence genome contains these proteins:
- the LOC110548658 gene encoding voltage-dependent T-type calcium channel subunit alpha-1H-like, protein MTEGTLAADEVRVPLGASPPAPAAPVRASPASPGAPGREEQRGSGSGVSAPESPATECGADLGADEEQPVPYPALAATVFFCLGQTTRPRSWCLRLVCNPYPYRVGRALGAGVWDSFCVRPVNPVLWDPARAG, encoded by the coding sequence ATGACCGAGGGCACTCTGGCCGCGGACGAGGTCCGGGTGCCCCTGGGCGCTTCGCCTCCGGCCCCTGCAGCGCCGGTAAGGGCTTCCCCAGCGAGTCCTGGGGCGCCGGGGCGCGAGGAACAGCGAGGATCCGGGTCCGGCGTGTCGGCTCCCGAGAGCCCAGCGACCGAGTGTGGTGCGGACCTGGGCGCCGACGAGGAACAGCCCGTCCCATACCCGGCACTGGCTGCCACGGTCTTCTTCTGCCTCGGGCAAACCACGCGGCCGCGCAGCTGGTGCCTCCGACTGGTTTGTAACCCATATCCTTACAGGGTTGGCAGGGCGCTGGGGGCTGGGGTGTGGGACTCCTTCTGCGTACGCCCTGTGAACCCCGTCTTGTGGGATCCGGCGCGGGCTGGGTAG